The following are from one region of the Magallana gigas chromosome 4, xbMagGiga1.1, whole genome shotgun sequence genome:
- the LOC117685818 gene encoding uncharacterized protein isoform X4: protein MESPTLQELTEHGRKMELKGTDLQKFIIDQQTHYRELRAAERSKEKEEREYQLKREELDLERMKLAEAKGIAEAESKYKETLLKLEQQLQETKADISSNASAKVPKMPFFEETKDDIDSYLRRFERYATAQKWSGETWAVNLSALLRGRALDVYSLLPQERALDYATLKAALLKRFEKTEDGFRQHFRRCRPERGETFTQFSVRLASYLDRWIEIGKVNKTFQGLYDLVLRDQFLSVCNKDLILFLKERIPNDIQDMCALADQYKEARCANIQTLVNSSRKDTSVDSQNSSQSRPQVQRDQKETAENPKDQPPKPRMDITCYKCKKPGHFSYQCSKGRNSVGMAVDGKGSSDYSNPGKCAAFTTVTTTSSVSAANNFSILNTSCNASASVGSLPTSDGILNEHFVKVLRDTGCNGVVVRQALVPEEQLTGNKRLCILADGSQIEAPIARVSIDTPYFVGEVDTWCLKYPLFELIIGNIPKARDPSDPDQNWKSSQVNAVMTRQQAKREGKKDKPLHVPDIIGPELAFSPDDVIRAQGEDESLHKIRQLAEQPADESSKVRFFRKNGILYRSFQSPTVENNKKISQLIVPKPLRNKVMSLAHDSLMTGHLGSSRTAYKVMSEFYWPGVQADVRRYCRSCDICQRTTPKGRTTKVPLGEMPIIDVPFQRVAVDLIGPIQPATDRGNRYILTLVDFATRYPEAVALKGIETEKVAEALIDIFCRIGVPKEMLTDQGTQFTSELMAETSRLLSFRQLTTTPYHPMCNGLVERFNGTLKQILRRLCAERPKDWDKSQRAARVNMHDGQGEPGKGNTTVPRQLQQTCEEERYESG, encoded by the exons ATGGAGTCGCCAACACTACAGGAGCTAACAGAACACGGGAGAAAGATGGAGTTGAAGGGGACAGACCTTCAGAAATTCATCATAGATCAGCAGACTCATTATCGGGAGTTGAGAGCAGCAGAGAGATCTAAGGAGAAAGAGGAGAGAGAGTATCAGCTGAAGAGAGAAGAACTGGATTTGGAGAGGATGAAGTTAGCGGAAGCTAAAGGTATTGCTGAAGCTGAAAGTAAGTACAAAGAGACGTTACTTAAGCTTGAACAACAGTTACAAGAAACTAAAGCTGATATTTCTAGTAATGCTTCTGCTAAAGTGCCTAAAATGCCTTTCTTTGAAGAAACAAAAGATGATATTGATTCATATTTACGTCGTTTTGAGCGTTATGCTACAGCACAGAAGTGGAGCGGCGAAACGTGGGCGGTAAACCTTAGTGCGTTGCTACGGGGAAGAGCGTTGGACGTATACTCTCTTCTGCCACAAGAGAGGGCCCTAGACTATGCAACCCTGAAGGCAGCTCTGTTGAAACGTTTCGAGAAAACCGAGGATGGGTTTAGACAGCATTTTCGCAGATGTCGCCCAGAGAGAGGTGAGACATTTACCCAGTTTTCTGTTAGATTAGCGAGCTATCTCGACAGATGGATAGAAATTGGGAAAGTGAACAAGACTTTTCAAGGACTATATGACTTAGTACTTCGTGATCAATTTCTATCAGTATGCAACAAAGACTTAATTTTGTTTCTTAAAGAACGCATTCCCAATGATATACAAGATATGTGTGCTTTGGCTGATCAATATAAGGAGGCAAGATGTGCTAACATTCAAACATTAGTCAATTCTAGCAGGAAGGACACATCAGTTGATTCTCAGAATTCTAGCCAATCCAGACCTCAGGTTCAACGAGATCAGAAGGAAACTGCAGAGAACCCCAAAGATCAACCACCCAAACCAAGGATGGATATTACGTGCTACAAGTGTAAAAAACCAGGCCACTTTTCATATCAGTGTTCAAAGGGACGGAATTCTGTTGGGATGGCAGTCGACGGGAAAGGATCTTCGGATTACAGTAATCCAGGCAAGTGCGCTGCATTTACTACAGTAACTACTACCTCATCCGTATCCGCAGCAAACAATTTTAGTATACTGAACACTTCTTGTAACGCTAGTGCATCGGTAGGTAGCTTGCCTACAAGTGATGGTATACTTAATGAACATTTTGTGAAAGTGTTGAGGGACACGGGGTGTAATGGGGTTGTTGTTCGTCAAGCGTTAGTTCCAGAGGAGCAACTGACAGGGAACAAGCGGCTTTGCATCCTTGCAGATGGATCGCAGATTGAGGCACCTATAGCTCGTGTGAGTATTGATACGCCATATTTTGTGGGTGAAGTTGATACTTGGTGTTTGAAATATCCTCTATTTGAGCTTATAATAGGAAACATCCCAAAAGCCAGAGACCCATCTGATCCAGATCAAAACTGGAAGTCGAGTCAGGTGAATGCGGTGATGACGCGTCAGCAGGCGAAGCGGGAAGGTAAGAAGGACAAACCTCTTCATGTACCTGACATAATTGGTCCAGAACTTGCGTTTAGTCCAGATGACGTCATCAGAGCTCAAGGTGAAGATGAATCGTTGCACAAGATAAGGCAGCTAGCTGAACAACCTGCAGACGAAAGCAGCAAAGTCCGATTCTTCCGGAAAAACGGTATTCTTTATCGATCTTTTCAATCACCTACAgttgaaaataataagaaaatatcTCAACTTATTGTGCCAAAACCTTTGAGAAACAAAGTAATGTCTCTTGCACACGATTCATTAATGACTGGACATTTAGGTTCAAGTAGGACAGCTTATAAAGTTATGTCTGAATTCTATTGGCCTGGGGTGCAGGCAGATGTGCGTCGTTATTGCAGATCGTGTGACATTTGTCAGAGAACGACTCCCAAAGGAAGGACAACAAAGGTTCCTCTAGGTGAAATGCCGATTATCGACGTCCCTTTTCAACGTGTAGCAGTGGACTTGATAGGACCGATACAGCCAGCTACGGACCGGGGCAATCGCTACATTTTGACGCTGGTGGACTTTGCTACTCGTTATCCGGAAGCTGTAGCACTTAAAGGTATAGAGACAGAGAAAGTTGCTGAAGCTTtgattgatatattttgtagaaTTGGAGTTCCGAAAGAAATGCTTACGGACCAGGGTACGCAATTTACGTCAGAGCTGATGGCAGAGACGAGTCGCCTTCTTTCCTTTAGGCAGCTTACGACCACACCGTACCACCCGATGTGCAATGGTCTTGTTGAACGCTTCAATGGGACGCTGAAACAGATTCTACGTCGTTTATGTGCAGAGCGACCGAAGGATTGGGACAA ATCTCAAAGAGCGGCTCGAGTCAACATGCACGATGGCCAAGGAGAACCTGGAAAAGGCAACACAACGGTACCGCGTCAACTACAACAAACGTGCGAAGAAGAGAGATATGAAAGTGGGTGA
- the LOC117685818 gene encoding uncharacterized protein isoform X1, protein MESPTLQELTEHGRKMELKGTDLQKFIIDQQTHYRELRAAERSKEKEEREYQLKREELDLERMKLAEAKGIAEAESKYKETLLKLEQQLQETKADISSNASAKVPKMPFFEETKDDIDSYLRRFERYATAQKWSGETWAVNLSALLRGRALDVYSLLPQERALDYATLKAALLKRFEKTEDGFRQHFRRCRPERGETFTQFSVRLASYLDRWIEIGKVNKTFQGLYDLVLRDQFLSVCNKDLILFLKERIPNDIQDMCALADQYKEARCANIQTLVNSSRKDTSVDSQNSSQSRPQVQRDQKETAENPKDQPPKPRMDITCYKCKKPGHFSYQCSKGRNSVGMAVDGKGSSDYSNPGKCAAFTTVTTTSSVSAANNFSILNTSCNASASVGSLPTSDGILNEHFVKVLRDTGCNGVVVRQALVPEEQLTGNKRLCILADGSQIEAPIARVSIDTPYFVGEVDTWCLKYPLFELIIGNIPKARDPSDPDQNWKSSQVNAVMTRQQAKREGKKDKPLHVPDIIGPELAFSPDDVIRAQGEDESLHKIRQLAEQPADESSKVRFFRKNGILYRSFQSPTVENNKKISQLIVPKPLRNKVMSLAHDSLMTGHLGSSRTAYKVMSEFYWPGVQADVRRYCRSCDICQRTTPKGRTTKVPLGEMPIIDVPFQRVAVDLIGPIQPATDRGNRYILTLVDFATRYPEAVALKGIETEKVAEALIDIFCRIGVPKEMLTDQGTQFTSELMAETSRLLSFRQLTTTPYHPMCNGLVERFNGTLKQILRRLCAERPKDWDKYLSAALFAYRDATQESLGFSPFELVYGRTVRGPMRILRELWTKEVNDPEVRTTYQYIVDLKERLESTCTMAKENLEKATQRYRVNYNKRAKKRDMKVGEKVLVLLPTSNNKLLLQWRGPYEILEKVGNVDYRINMDGKTKTFHANMLKLYIDRDNENDAGVLGIAGVAVVDLADDEDDGEDELCDSPGQERTEGAREVTVSDELSEEEKTEIRTLLDDFEDVLSDVPGVTTLGVHDIKLTTNEPVRTKPYPLPFVSRDTVCEEVRKMIEAGVIEPSSSP, encoded by the coding sequence ATGGAGTCGCCAACACTACAGGAGCTAACAGAACACGGGAGAAAGATGGAGTTGAAGGGGACAGACCTTCAGAAATTCATCATAGATCAGCAGACTCATTATCGGGAGTTGAGAGCAGCAGAGAGATCTAAGGAGAAAGAGGAGAGAGAGTATCAGCTGAAGAGAGAAGAACTGGATTTGGAGAGGATGAAGTTAGCGGAAGCTAAAGGTATTGCTGAAGCTGAAAGTAAGTACAAAGAGACGTTACTTAAGCTTGAACAACAGTTACAAGAAACTAAAGCTGATATTTCTAGTAATGCTTCTGCTAAAGTGCCTAAAATGCCTTTCTTTGAAGAAACAAAAGATGATATTGATTCATATTTACGTCGTTTTGAGCGTTATGCTACAGCACAGAAGTGGAGCGGCGAAACGTGGGCGGTAAACCTTAGTGCGTTGCTACGGGGAAGAGCGTTGGACGTATACTCTCTTCTGCCACAAGAGAGGGCCCTAGACTATGCAACCCTGAAGGCAGCTCTGTTGAAACGTTTCGAGAAAACCGAGGATGGGTTTAGACAGCATTTTCGCAGATGTCGCCCAGAGAGAGGTGAGACATTTACCCAGTTTTCTGTTAGATTAGCGAGCTATCTCGACAGATGGATAGAAATTGGGAAAGTGAACAAGACTTTTCAAGGACTATATGACTTAGTACTTCGTGATCAATTTCTATCAGTATGCAACAAAGACTTAATTTTGTTTCTTAAAGAACGCATTCCCAATGATATACAAGATATGTGTGCTTTGGCTGATCAATATAAGGAGGCAAGATGTGCTAACATTCAAACATTAGTCAATTCTAGCAGGAAGGACACATCAGTTGATTCTCAGAATTCTAGCCAATCCAGACCTCAGGTTCAACGAGATCAGAAGGAAACTGCAGAGAACCCCAAAGATCAACCACCCAAACCAAGGATGGATATTACGTGCTACAAGTGTAAAAAACCAGGCCACTTTTCATATCAGTGTTCAAAGGGACGGAATTCTGTTGGGATGGCAGTCGACGGGAAAGGATCTTCGGATTACAGTAATCCAGGCAAGTGCGCTGCATTTACTACAGTAACTACTACCTCATCCGTATCCGCAGCAAACAATTTTAGTATACTGAACACTTCTTGTAACGCTAGTGCATCGGTAGGTAGCTTGCCTACAAGTGATGGTATACTTAATGAACATTTTGTGAAAGTGTTGAGGGACACGGGGTGTAATGGGGTTGTTGTTCGTCAAGCGTTAGTTCCAGAGGAGCAACTGACAGGGAACAAGCGGCTTTGCATCCTTGCAGATGGATCGCAGATTGAGGCACCTATAGCTCGTGTGAGTATTGATACGCCATATTTTGTGGGTGAAGTTGATACTTGGTGTTTGAAATATCCTCTATTTGAGCTTATAATAGGAAACATCCCAAAAGCCAGAGACCCATCTGATCCAGATCAAAACTGGAAGTCGAGTCAGGTGAATGCGGTGATGACGCGTCAGCAGGCGAAGCGGGAAGGTAAGAAGGACAAACCTCTTCATGTACCTGACATAATTGGTCCAGAACTTGCGTTTAGTCCAGATGACGTCATCAGAGCTCAAGGTGAAGATGAATCGTTGCACAAGATAAGGCAGCTAGCTGAACAACCTGCAGACGAAAGCAGCAAAGTCCGATTCTTCCGGAAAAACGGTATTCTTTATCGATCTTTTCAATCACCTACAgttgaaaataataagaaaatatcTCAACTTATTGTGCCAAAACCTTTGAGAAACAAAGTAATGTCTCTTGCACACGATTCATTAATGACTGGACATTTAGGTTCAAGTAGGACAGCTTATAAAGTTATGTCTGAATTCTATTGGCCTGGGGTGCAGGCAGATGTGCGTCGTTATTGCAGATCGTGTGACATTTGTCAGAGAACGACTCCCAAAGGAAGGACAACAAAGGTTCCTCTAGGTGAAATGCCGATTATCGACGTCCCTTTTCAACGTGTAGCAGTGGACTTGATAGGACCGATACAGCCAGCTACGGACCGGGGCAATCGCTACATTTTGACGCTGGTGGACTTTGCTACTCGTTATCCGGAAGCTGTAGCACTTAAAGGTATAGAGACAGAGAAAGTTGCTGAAGCTTtgattgatatattttgtagaaTTGGAGTTCCGAAAGAAATGCTTACGGACCAGGGTACGCAATTTACGTCAGAGCTGATGGCAGAGACGAGTCGCCTTCTTTCCTTTAGGCAGCTTACGACCACACCGTACCACCCGATGTGCAATGGTCTTGTTGAACGCTTCAATGGGACGCTGAAACAGATTCTACGTCGTTTATGTGCAGAGCGACCGAAGGATTGGGACAAGTATCTATCAGCAGCTTTATTTGCATACCGTGACGCTACTCAAGAAAGTTTAGGTTTCTCGCCTTTTGAACTGGTGTATGGACGAACAGTGAGAGGACCGATGAGAATTTTGCGTGAACTCTGGACTAAAGAGGTAAATGATCCTGAAGTTCGTACTACTTATCAATACATTGTAGATCTCAAAGAGCGGCTCGAGTCAACATGCACGATGGCCAAGGAGAACCTGGAAAAGGCAACACAACGGTACCGCGTCAACTACAACAAACGTGCGAAGAAGAGAGATATGAAAGTGGGTGAAAAGGTACTAGTCTTGTTGCCGACATCAAAcaataaacttttattgcaATGGAGAGGTCCGTATGAAATACTTGAAAAAGTTGGTAATGTAGATTACAGAATTAACATGGAcggtaaaactaaaacatttcatgCAAACATGTTGAAATTATACATTGACAGAGACAATGAGAATGATGCAGGTGTTTTAGGAATTGCAGGAGTTGCAGTCGTAGATCTTGCTGACGACGAAGACGATGGTGAAGATGAGCTGTGTGATTCTCCGGGACAGGAAAGAACAGAAGGTGCTAGGGAAGTAACAGTAAGTGATGAACTCTCTGAAGAAGAAAAGACTGAAATACGAACATTACTTGACGATTTTGAAGATGTTTTATCAGATGTTCCTGGTGTGACGACTTTGGGAGTCCACGACATCAAGTTGACGACAAATGAACCAGTTCGTACGAAGCCATATCCTCTTCCTTTCGTTTCCCGGGATACCGTGTGTGAAGAAGTGCGGAAGATGATAGAAGCAGGCGTAATTGAACCGTCGTCAAGTCCATAG
- the LOC117685818 gene encoding uncharacterized protein isoform X2: protein MESPTLQELTEHGRKMELKGTDLQKFIIDQQTHYRELRAAERSKEKEEREYQLKREELDLERMKLAEAKGIAEAESKYKETLLKLEQQLQETKADISSNASAKVPKMPFFEETKDDIDSYLRRFERYATAQKWSGETWAVNLSALLRGRALDVYSLLPQERALDYATLKAALLKRFEKTEDGFRQHFRRCRPERGETFTQFSVRLASYLDRWIEIGKVNKTFQGLYDLVLRDQFLSVCNKDLILFLKERIPNDIQDMCALADQYKEARCANIQTLVNSSRKDTSVDSQNSSQSRPQVQRDQKETAENPKDQPPKPRMDITCYKCKKPGHFSYQCSKGRNSVGMAVDGKGSSDYSNPGKCAAFTTVTTTSSVSAANNFSILNTSCNASASVGSLPTSDGILNEHFVKVLRDTGCNGVVVRQALVPEEQLTGNKRLCILADGSQIEAPIARVSIDTPYFVGEVDTWCLKYPLFELIIGNIPKARDPSDPDQNWKSSQVNAVMTRQQAKREGKKDKPLHVPDIIGPELAFSPDDVIRAQGEDESLHKIRQLAEQPADESSKVRFFRKNGILYRSFQSPTVENNKKISQLIVPKPLRNKVMSLAHDSLMTGHLGSSRTAYKVMSEFYWPGVQADVRRYCRSCDICQRTTPKGRTTKVPLGEMPIIDVPFQRVAVDLIGPIQPATDRGNRYILTLVDFATRYPEAVALKGIETEKVAEALIDIFCRIGVPKEMLTDQGTQFTSELMAETSRLLSFRQLTTTPYHPMCNGLVERFNGTLKQILRRLCAERPKDWDKYLSAALFAYRDATQESLGFSPFELVYGRTVRGPMRILRELWTKEVNDPEVRTTYQYIVDLKERLESTCTMAKENLEKATQRYRVNYNKRAKKRDMKVGEKELQELQS, encoded by the exons ATGGAGTCGCCAACACTACAGGAGCTAACAGAACACGGGAGAAAGATGGAGTTGAAGGGGACAGACCTTCAGAAATTCATCATAGATCAGCAGACTCATTATCGGGAGTTGAGAGCAGCAGAGAGATCTAAGGAGAAAGAGGAGAGAGAGTATCAGCTGAAGAGAGAAGAACTGGATTTGGAGAGGATGAAGTTAGCGGAAGCTAAAGGTATTGCTGAAGCTGAAAGTAAGTACAAAGAGACGTTACTTAAGCTTGAACAACAGTTACAAGAAACTAAAGCTGATATTTCTAGTAATGCTTCTGCTAAAGTGCCTAAAATGCCTTTCTTTGAAGAAACAAAAGATGATATTGATTCATATTTACGTCGTTTTGAGCGTTATGCTACAGCACAGAAGTGGAGCGGCGAAACGTGGGCGGTAAACCTTAGTGCGTTGCTACGGGGAAGAGCGTTGGACGTATACTCTCTTCTGCCACAAGAGAGGGCCCTAGACTATGCAACCCTGAAGGCAGCTCTGTTGAAACGTTTCGAGAAAACCGAGGATGGGTTTAGACAGCATTTTCGCAGATGTCGCCCAGAGAGAGGTGAGACATTTACCCAGTTTTCTGTTAGATTAGCGAGCTATCTCGACAGATGGATAGAAATTGGGAAAGTGAACAAGACTTTTCAAGGACTATATGACTTAGTACTTCGTGATCAATTTCTATCAGTATGCAACAAAGACTTAATTTTGTTTCTTAAAGAACGCATTCCCAATGATATACAAGATATGTGTGCTTTGGCTGATCAATATAAGGAGGCAAGATGTGCTAACATTCAAACATTAGTCAATTCTAGCAGGAAGGACACATCAGTTGATTCTCAGAATTCTAGCCAATCCAGACCTCAGGTTCAACGAGATCAGAAGGAAACTGCAGAGAACCCCAAAGATCAACCACCCAAACCAAGGATGGATATTACGTGCTACAAGTGTAAAAAACCAGGCCACTTTTCATATCAGTGTTCAAAGGGACGGAATTCTGTTGGGATGGCAGTCGACGGGAAAGGATCTTCGGATTACAGTAATCCAGGCAAGTGCGCTGCATTTACTACAGTAACTACTACCTCATCCGTATCCGCAGCAAACAATTTTAGTATACTGAACACTTCTTGTAACGCTAGTGCATCGGTAGGTAGCTTGCCTACAAGTGATGGTATACTTAATGAACATTTTGTGAAAGTGTTGAGGGACACGGGGTGTAATGGGGTTGTTGTTCGTCAAGCGTTAGTTCCAGAGGAGCAACTGACAGGGAACAAGCGGCTTTGCATCCTTGCAGATGGATCGCAGATTGAGGCACCTATAGCTCGTGTGAGTATTGATACGCCATATTTTGTGGGTGAAGTTGATACTTGGTGTTTGAAATATCCTCTATTTGAGCTTATAATAGGAAACATCCCAAAAGCCAGAGACCCATCTGATCCAGATCAAAACTGGAAGTCGAGTCAGGTGAATGCGGTGATGACGCGTCAGCAGGCGAAGCGGGAAGGTAAGAAGGACAAACCTCTTCATGTACCTGACATAATTGGTCCAGAACTTGCGTTTAGTCCAGATGACGTCATCAGAGCTCAAGGTGAAGATGAATCGTTGCACAAGATAAGGCAGCTAGCTGAACAACCTGCAGACGAAAGCAGCAAAGTCCGATTCTTCCGGAAAAACGGTATTCTTTATCGATCTTTTCAATCACCTACAgttgaaaataataagaaaatatcTCAACTTATTGTGCCAAAACCTTTGAGAAACAAAGTAATGTCTCTTGCACACGATTCATTAATGACTGGACATTTAGGTTCAAGTAGGACAGCTTATAAAGTTATGTCTGAATTCTATTGGCCTGGGGTGCAGGCAGATGTGCGTCGTTATTGCAGATCGTGTGACATTTGTCAGAGAACGACTCCCAAAGGAAGGACAACAAAGGTTCCTCTAGGTGAAATGCCGATTATCGACGTCCCTTTTCAACGTGTAGCAGTGGACTTGATAGGACCGATACAGCCAGCTACGGACCGGGGCAATCGCTACATTTTGACGCTGGTGGACTTTGCTACTCGTTATCCGGAAGCTGTAGCACTTAAAGGTATAGAGACAGAGAAAGTTGCTGAAGCTTtgattgatatattttgtagaaTTGGAGTTCCGAAAGAAATGCTTACGGACCAGGGTACGCAATTTACGTCAGAGCTGATGGCAGAGACGAGTCGCCTTCTTTCCTTTAGGCAGCTTACGACCACACCGTACCACCCGATGTGCAATGGTCTTGTTGAACGCTTCAATGGGACGCTGAAACAGATTCTACGTCGTTTATGTGCAGAGCGACCGAAGGATTGGGACAAGTATCTATCAGCAGCTTTATTTGCATACCGTGACGCTACTCAAGAAAGTTTAGGTTTCTCGCCTTTTGAACTGGTGTATGGACGAACAGTGAGAGGACCGATGAGAATTTTGCGTGAACTCTGGACTAAAGAGGTAAATGATCCTGAAGTTCGTACTACTTATCAATACATTGTAGATCTCAAAGAGCGGCTCGAGTCAACATGCACGATGGCCAAGGAGAACCTGGAAAAGGCAACACAACGGTACCGCGTCAACTACAACAAACGTGCGAAGAAGAGAGATATGAAAGTGGGTGAAAAG GAATTGCAGGAGTTGCAGTCGTAG
- the LOC117685818 gene encoding uncharacterized protein isoform X3, producing the protein MESPTLQELTEHGRKMELKGTDLQKFIIDQQTHYRELRAAERSKEKEEREYQLKREELDLERMKLAEAKGIAEAESKYKETLLKLEQQLQETKADISSNASAKVPKMPFFEETKDDIDSYLRRFERYATAQKWSGETWAVNLSALLRGRALDVYSLLPQERALDYATLKAALLKRFEKTEDGFRQHFRRCRPERGETFTQFSVRLASYLDRWIEIGKVNKTFQGLYDLVLRDQFLSVCNKDLILFLKERIPNDIQDMCALADQYKEARCANIQTLVNSSRKDTSVDSQNSSQSRPQVQRDQKETAENPKDQPPKPRMDITCYKCKKPGHFSYQCSKGRNSVGMAVDGKGSSDYSNPGKCAAFTTVTTTSSVSAANNFSILNTSCNASASVGSLPTSDGILNEHFVKVLRDTGCNGVVVRQALVPEEQLTGNKRLCILADGSQIEAPIARVSIDTPYFVGEVDTWCLKYPLFELIIGNIPKARDPSDPDQNWKSSQVNAVMTRQQAKREGKKDKPLHVPDIIGPELAFSPDDVIRAQGEDESLHKIRQLAEQPADESSKVRFFRKNGILYRSFQSPTVENNKKISQLIVPKPLRNKVMSLAHDSLMTGHLGSSRTAYKVMSEFYWPGVQADVRRYCRSCDICQRTTPKGRTTKVPLGEMPIIDVPFQRVAVDLIGPIQPATDRGNRYILTLVDFATRYPEAVALKGIETEKVAEALIDIFCRIGVPKEMLTDQGTQFTSELMAETSRLLSFRQLTTTPYHPMCNGLVERFNGTLKQILRRLCAERPKDWDKYLSAALFAYRDATQESLGFSPFELVYGRTVRGPMRILRELWTKEVNDPEVRTTYQYIVDLKERLESTCTMAKENLEKATQRYRVNYNKRAKKRDMKVGEKRQ; encoded by the exons ATGGAGTCGCCAACACTACAGGAGCTAACAGAACACGGGAGAAAGATGGAGTTGAAGGGGACAGACCTTCAGAAATTCATCATAGATCAGCAGACTCATTATCGGGAGTTGAGAGCAGCAGAGAGATCTAAGGAGAAAGAGGAGAGAGAGTATCAGCTGAAGAGAGAAGAACTGGATTTGGAGAGGATGAAGTTAGCGGAAGCTAAAGGTATTGCTGAAGCTGAAAGTAAGTACAAAGAGACGTTACTTAAGCTTGAACAACAGTTACAAGAAACTAAAGCTGATATTTCTAGTAATGCTTCTGCTAAAGTGCCTAAAATGCCTTTCTTTGAAGAAACAAAAGATGATATTGATTCATATTTACGTCGTTTTGAGCGTTATGCTACAGCACAGAAGTGGAGCGGCGAAACGTGGGCGGTAAACCTTAGTGCGTTGCTACGGGGAAGAGCGTTGGACGTATACTCTCTTCTGCCACAAGAGAGGGCCCTAGACTATGCAACCCTGAAGGCAGCTCTGTTGAAACGTTTCGAGAAAACCGAGGATGGGTTTAGACAGCATTTTCGCAGATGTCGCCCAGAGAGAGGTGAGACATTTACCCAGTTTTCTGTTAGATTAGCGAGCTATCTCGACAGATGGATAGAAATTGGGAAAGTGAACAAGACTTTTCAAGGACTATATGACTTAGTACTTCGTGATCAATTTCTATCAGTATGCAACAAAGACTTAATTTTGTTTCTTAAAGAACGCATTCCCAATGATATACAAGATATGTGTGCTTTGGCTGATCAATATAAGGAGGCAAGATGTGCTAACATTCAAACATTAGTCAATTCTAGCAGGAAGGACACATCAGTTGATTCTCAGAATTCTAGCCAATCCAGACCTCAGGTTCAACGAGATCAGAAGGAAACTGCAGAGAACCCCAAAGATCAACCACCCAAACCAAGGATGGATATTACGTGCTACAAGTGTAAAAAACCAGGCCACTTTTCATATCAGTGTTCAAAGGGACGGAATTCTGTTGGGATGGCAGTCGACGGGAAAGGATCTTCGGATTACAGTAATCCAGGCAAGTGCGCTGCATTTACTACAGTAACTACTACCTCATCCGTATCCGCAGCAAACAATTTTAGTATACTGAACACTTCTTGTAACGCTAGTGCATCGGTAGGTAGCTTGCCTACAAGTGATGGTATACTTAATGAACATTTTGTGAAAGTGTTGAGGGACACGGGGTGTAATGGGGTTGTTGTTCGTCAAGCGTTAGTTCCAGAGGAGCAACTGACAGGGAACAAGCGGCTTTGCATCCTTGCAGATGGATCGCAGATTGAGGCACCTATAGCTCGTGTGAGTATTGATACGCCATATTTTGTGGGTGAAGTTGATACTTGGTGTTTGAAATATCCTCTATTTGAGCTTATAATAGGAAACATCCCAAAAGCCAGAGACCCATCTGATCCAGATCAAAACTGGAAGTCGAGTCAGGTGAATGCGGTGATGACGCGTCAGCAGGCGAAGCGGGAAGGTAAGAAGGACAAACCTCTTCATGTACCTGACATAATTGGTCCAGAACTTGCGTTTAGTCCAGATGACGTCATCAGAGCTCAAGGTGAAGATGAATCGTTGCACAAGATAAGGCAGCTAGCTGAACAACCTGCAGACGAAAGCAGCAAAGTCCGATTCTTCCGGAAAAACGGTATTCTTTATCGATCTTTTCAATCACCTACAgttgaaaataataagaaaatatcTCAACTTATTGTGCCAAAACCTTTGAGAAACAAAGTAATGTCTCTTGCACACGATTCATTAATGACTGGACATTTAGGTTCAAGTAGGACAGCTTATAAAGTTATGTCTGAATTCTATTGGCCTGGGGTGCAGGCAGATGTGCGTCGTTATTGCAGATCGTGTGACATTTGTCAGAGAACGACTCCCAAAGGAAGGACAACAAAGGTTCCTCTAGGTGAAATGCCGATTATCGACGTCCCTTTTCAACGTGTAGCAGTGGACTTGATAGGACCGATACAGCCAGCTACGGACCGGGGCAATCGCTACATTTTGACGCTGGTGGACTTTGCTACTCGTTATCCGGAAGCTGTAGCACTTAAAGGTATAGAGACAGAGAAAGTTGCTGAAGCTTtgattgatatattttgtagaaTTGGAGTTCCGAAAGAAATGCTTACGGACCAGGGTACGCAATTTACGTCAGAGCTGATGGCAGAGACGAGTCGCCTTCTTTCCTTTAGGCAGCTTACGACCACACCGTACCACCCGATGTGCAATGGTCTTGTTGAACGCTTCAATGGGACGCTGAAACAGATTCTACGTCGTTTATGTGCAGAGCGACCGAAGGATTGGGACAAGTATCTATCAGCAGCTTTATTTGCATACCGTGACGCTACTCAAGAAAGTTTAGGTTTCTCGCCTTTTGAACTGGTGTATGGACGAACAGTGAGAGGACCGATGAGAATTTTGCGTGAACTCTGGACTAAAGAGGTAAATGATCCTGAAGTTCGTACTACTTATCAATACATTGTAGATCTCAAAGAGCGGCTCGAGTCAACATGCACGATGGCCAAGGAGAACCTGGAAAAGGCAACACAACGGTACCGCGTCAACTACAACAAACGTGCGAAGAAGAGAGATATGAAAGTGGGTGAAAAG AGACAATGA